A region from the Rhodocyclaceae bacterium genome encodes:
- a CDS encoding tripartite tricarboxylate transporter substrate binding protein produces the protein MSQRKPTSHLRTATAAATAALGLLSALALTSAAWAQDRYPSKTVRIVVPFPTAGVTDLAARQVAQRLSETWGQPVVVDNRPGAGGTIGSEVGAKAPPDGYTLTIGSVSTHAIAPSLYAKPGYDPLKDFAAITELANTPNVLVINAALPVKTLKELVALAKKRPGELTFGSNGNGTNNHLAGEMLQAVTGIRMQHVPYKGSAFATNDLLGGHISMMFDVVVTALPMVKAGKLRALAIAAPARSPVMPDVPTAAELGLGAFEAVVWLGMWVPAAVPQDIQSRLHADTVAVLKQPRVREFFLSQGAQVVGSTQAQFLERIRSETARWKKVIDGAKIRVD, from the coding sequence ATGTCACAACGCAAGCCCACCTCACACCTGCGCACGGCCACGGCCGCTGCAACCGCCGCGCTCGGGTTGCTGTCGGCGCTGGCGCTGACCAGCGCCGCATGGGCACAGGATCGCTACCCGTCGAAGACCGTACGCATCGTCGTGCCTTTCCCGACCGCCGGCGTGACCGATCTCGCTGCGCGCCAGGTCGCGCAGCGCCTGTCCGAGACCTGGGGGCAGCCGGTGGTGGTGGACAACCGACCCGGTGCGGGCGGCACCATCGGCAGCGAGGTCGGCGCGAAGGCTCCGCCGGACGGCTACACGCTCACCATCGGTTCGGTCAGCACCCATGCCATCGCGCCCAGCCTCTATGCGAAGCCCGGTTACGACCCGCTGAAGGACTTCGCTGCGATCACCGAACTGGCGAACACGCCCAACGTGCTGGTGATCAACGCCGCGCTGCCGGTGAAGACGCTGAAGGAGCTGGTCGCGCTGGCGAAGAAGCGGCCGGGTGAACTCACCTTCGGTTCCAACGGCAACGGCACGAACAACCACCTGGCCGGCGAGATGCTGCAGGCGGTGACCGGCATCCGGATGCAGCACGTGCCCTACAAGGGCTCGGCCTTCGCCACCAACGACCTGCTGGGCGGCCACATCTCGATGATGTTCGACGTGGTCGTGACGGCGCTGCCGATGGTGAAGGCGGGCAAGCTGCGGGCGCTGGCGATCGCAGCTCCGGCGCGCTCGCCCGTGATGCCGGATGTCCCGACCGCGGCCGAACTGGGCCTGGGTGCCTTCGAGGCGGTCGTATGGCTGGGCATGTGGGTGCCGGCCGCGGTGCCGCAGGACATCCAGAGTCGGCTCCACGCCGATACGGTCGCGGTGCTGAAGCAACCGCGGGTGCGCGAGTTCTTCCTGAGCCAGGGCGCGCAGGTGGTCGGCTCGACCCAGGCCCAGTTCCTGGAGCGCATCCGCAGCGAGACCGCACGCTGGAAGAAGGTCATCGACGGCGCGAAGATCCGCGTCGACTGA